From one Solea solea chromosome 15, fSolSol10.1, whole genome shotgun sequence genomic stretch:
- the LOC131473940 gene encoding vinculin-like isoform X3: MPVFHTKTIESILEPVAQQISHLVIMHEEGEVDGKAIPDLTVPVAAVQAAVSNLVRVGKETVQTTEDQVMKRDMPPAFIKVENSSSKLVQAAQMLKADPYSVPARDYLIDGSRGILSGTSDLLLTFDEAEVRKIIRVCKGILEYLAVAEVVETMEDLITYTKNLGPGMTKMSKMIEERQQELTHQEHRQMLVNSMGTVKELLPVLISAIKIFVSTKTSRGAGVEEAERNRRFTFEKMSSEINEIIRVLQLTTWDEDAWANKDMEALKRSLALIESKMAQAKSWLKDPLGQPGDHGEVTLRVILDEAGKVGELCAGRERKDILATAKALGQMTDQIADLRARGQGPTPGCVQRAAQCSQGLDLLFGKVDGAARRLEALINAKQAIARRLDAAQAWLADPNGGPEGEENIRALLAEAKRIADLCEDPKERDDILRSISEIAGLTARLVELRKQGKGDSPEARALAKQIGAALLNLQSKTNRAVANMRPAKPAVTLEGKMEQALRWVNNPGVDDRGVECEKLEWDTGQAAIRGMVGEGKRLAGGLLGPYRQDMIGRCDRTEALMASLADMAARGEAEAPHARATAAQLQDSLKDLRRHMQEVMTQEVSDVFSDTTTPVKLLAVAATAPPDAPNREEVFDERAGNFEAHAGRLGATAEKAAAVGTANKMTVEGIHAAVKHARELTPQVTSAARILLKNPGNRAAYEHFDTMKNQWIDNVEKLTGLVDEAIDTKSLLDASEEAIKKDIDKCRVAMANVQPQMLVAGATSIARRANRVLLVAKREVENSEDPRFRDTVKHASDILSHTISPMVMDAKAVAGNIQDKALQKAYLDSCLRILAAVGKVREAFQPQEPDFPPPPPDLDQLHVSDEQAPPKPPLPEGEVPPPRPPPPEEKDEEFPEQKVGEVLSEPMMVAARQLHDEARKWSSKPEEEEAVEEREVDDEDEFTDGEDDYEPELLMMPSNQPVNQPILAAAQSLHQEARKWSSKGNDIIAAAKRMALLMAEMSRLVRGGSGNKRALIQCAKDIAKASDEVTRLAKEVAKQCTDRRIRTNLLQVCERIPTISTQLKILSTVKATMLGRTNISEEESEQATEMLVHNAQNLMQSVKETVREAEAASIKIRTDSGCTLRWVRKTPWYQ; this comes from the exons GTGGGGAAAGAAACGGTCCAAACCACAGAGGATCAGGTGATGAAGAGAGACATGCCCCCCGCATTCATTAA ggTGGAGAACTCGAGCTCTAAGCTGGTTCAGGCTGCACAGATGCTAAAAGCAGATCCATACTCTGTTCCCGCACGAGATTATCTGATCGATGGATCCAGAGGGATTCTGTCTGGAACGTCCGACCTGCTCCTTACATTTGACGaggcagag GTGCGTAAAATAATCCGAGTATGTAAAGGAATCCTAGAGTATCTGGCTGTGGCTGAGGTGGTGGAGACCATGGAGGACCTCATCACTTACACCAAGAACCTGGGTCCAG gaatgaccaaaatgtcaaagatGATTGAGGAGCGGCAGCAGGAGCTGACGCACCAAGAGCACAGGCAGATGCTGGTCAACTCCATGGGCACTGTCAAAGAGCTGCTGCCTGTTCTTatatcag CTATCAAGATTTTTGTTTCAACCAAGACCAGTCGAGGTGCCGGCGTGGAGGAGGCTGAGAGGAACAGAAGATTCACCTTTGAAAAGATGAGCTCTGAAATCAACGAGATCATCAGAGTCTTGCAGCTCACCACGTGGGACGAAGATGCGTGGGCAAATAAG GATATGGAGGCTTTAAAGAGATCTCTGGCTCTGATTGAGTCCAAGATGGCACAAGCTAAAAGTTGGCTCAAAGACCCTCTTGGACAGCCag GTGACCACGGTGAGGTCACCCTGCGCGTGATACTGGATGAAGCGGGGAAGGTGGGAGAGCTCTGTGCTGGGAGGGAGAGGAAAGATATTCTGGCGACCGCAAAGGCTCTGGGACAAATGACCGACCAGATCGCAGATCTACGAGCCAG GGGCCAGGGCCCGACCCCGGGGTGTGTGCAGCGTGCAGCCCAGTGCTCTCAGGGCTTGGACTTGTTATTTGGCAAAGTGGACGGTGCTGCGCGCAGACTGGAGGCTCTAATCAATGCCAAGCAGGCCATTGCCAGGAGGCTGGACGCCGCACAG GCCTGGCTGGCTGATCCTAACGGCGGTCCTGAGGGGGAGGAGAACATCAGAGCGCTTCTTGCCGAGGCCAAACGCATCGCTGATCTGTGCGAAGACCCCAAAGAGCGGGACGACATCCTACGCTCCATCAGTGAGATCGCAGGACTCACAGCTCGACTCGTGGAGCTGCGCAAACA gggTAAGGGTGACAGCCCAGAGGCCCGAGCACTGGCTAAGCAGATTGGAGCGGCACTGCTGAACCTGCAGTCCAAAACCAACCGGGCTGTGGCCAACATGAGACCAGCCAAGCCGGCTGTCACCTTGGAGGGAAAGATGGAGCAGGCGCTCCGCTGGGTGAACAACCCTGGAGTGGACGACAGAGGAGTAG AGTGTGAGAAGCTAGAGTGGGACACAG GTCAGGCAGCAATCAGAGGGATGGTTGGAGAAGGGAAGAGGTTGGCAGGAGGCTTACTAGGCCCGTATCGACAGGATATGATTGGACGCTGTGACCGAACCGAGGCTCTGATGGCGTCCTTGGCGGACATGGCAGCCAGGGGCGAGGCCGAGGCGCCTCACGCACGCGCTACAGCCGCCCAGCTACAGGACAGCCTCAAG GACCTGAGGCGGCACATGCAGGAGGTGATGACCCAGGAGGTATCGGACGTATTCAGCGACACCACCACCCCAGTCAAACTGCTGGCTGTGGCTGCAACTGCTCCTCCTGATGCGCCCAACAGGGAGGAG GTTTTTGACGAGCGCGCAGGGAACTTCGAGGCCCACGCAGGTCGGCTGGGTGCGACTGCAGAGAAAGCCGCTGCTGTGGGAACAGCCAATAAGATGACAGTAGAGGGGATACATGCTGCTGTGAAACATGCCAGGGAACTCACTCCACAG GTGACCTCTGCTGCTCGGATCCTGTTGAAGAATCCAGGAAACAGAGCAGCGTACGAGCACTTTGACACCATGAAGAACCAGTGGATTGACAATGTGGAGAAACTCACTG GTCTGGTGGACGAGGCCATCGACACCAAATCCCTGCTCGACGCCTCCGAGGAGGCTATAAAGAAAGACATCGACAAGTGCCGAGTTGCCATGGCAAATGTTCAGCCCCAGATGCTTGTTGCCGGGGCAACAAGCATAGCAAGACGAGCTAATAGGGTCCTGTTGGTGGCTAAGCGGGAAGTGGAGAACTCCGAAGATCCACGTTTTAGAGACACTGTGAAACACGCTTCAGACATCCTCTCACACACCATCTCACCCATGGTCATGGATGCCAAGGCAGTGGCTGGGAACATACAAGACAAAG CTCTGCAAAAGGCATACTTGGACTCTTGTCTAAGGATCCTGGCTGCAGTGGGAAAAGTTAGAGAAGCTTTTCAACCTCAGGAGCCCGATTTCCCTCCCCCACCTCCTGACCTGGACCAGCTTCAT GTCAGTGATGAGCAGGCGCCGCCCAAACCCCCGTTGCCAGAGGGCGAGGTGCCGCCGCCACGGCCCCCTCCTCCAGAGGAGAAGGACGAGGAGTTCCCAGAGCAGAAGGTCGGTGAGGTGCTCAGTGAGCCCATGATGGTGGCAGCCAGGCAGCTGCATGATGAGGCCCGCAAGTGGTCCAGCAAG cctgaggaggaggaggcagtagAGGAAAGGGAggtagatgatgaagatgagttTACTGATGGTGAGGATGACTATGAGCCAGAGCTGCTGATGATGCCCTCCAACCAGCCTGTCAATCAACCCATTCTGGCAGCTGCCCAGTCTCTCCACCAGGAGGCGCGCAAGTGGTCCAGCAAG GGCAACGACATCATTGCAGCGGCCAAGCGGATGGCTCTGCTGATGGCAGAAATGTCCCGGCTTGTGCGCGGCGGGAGCGGGAACAAGAGGGCGCTGATTCAGTGCGCCAAGGACATCGCCAAGGCCTCGGACGAAGTGACGAGGCTGGCGAAAGAAGTGGCCAAGCAGTGCACCGACAGGCGCATCAGAACTAATCTGCTGCAG GTGTGTGAGCGCATCCCGACCATCAGTACACAGCTGAAGATCCTGTCCACGGTGAAAGCCACCATGCTGGGACGAACAAATATTAGTGAAGAAGAGTCCGAGCAG gcCACAGAGATGTTGGTCCATAACGCTCAGAATCTGATGCAGTCAGTGAAGGAGACGGTCAGAGAAGCAGAGGCAGCTTCCATCAAGATCCGCACAGACTCGGGATGCACCCTCCGCTGGGTGCGCAAGACCCCCTGGTACCAGTAA
- the LOC131473940 gene encoding vinculin-like isoform X2 produces MPVFHTKTIESILEPVAQQISHLVIMHEEGEVDGKAIPDLTVPVAAVQAAVSNLVRVGKETVQTTEDQVMKRDMPPAFIKVENSSSKLVQAAQMLKADPYSVPARDYLIDGSRGILSGTSDLLLTFDEAEVRKIIRVCKGILEYLAVAEVVETMEDLITYTKNLGPGMTKMSKMIEERQQELTHQEHRQMLVNSMGTVKELLPVLISAIKIFVSTKTSRGAGVEEAERNRRFTFEKMSSEINEIIRVLQLTTWDEDAWANKDMEALKRSLALIESKMAQAKSWLKDPLGQPGDHGEVTLRVILDEAGKVGELCAGRERKDILATAKALGQMTDQIADLRARGQGPTPGCVQRAAQCSQGLDLLFGKVDGAARRLEALINAKQAIARRLDAAQAWLADPNGGPEGEENIRALLAEAKRIADLCEDPKERDDILRSISEIAGLTARLVELRKQLKLQPHAANSWHILPAWKLCCCLSTMGISPTIRGKGDSPEARALAKQIGAALLNLQSKTNRAVANMRPAKPAVTLEGKMEQALRWVNNPGVDDRGVGQAAIRGMVGEGKRLAGGLLGPYRQDMIGRCDRTEALMASLADMAARGEAEAPHARATAAQLQDSLKDLRRHMQEVMTQEVSDVFSDTTTPVKLLAVAATAPPDAPNREEVFDERAGNFEAHAGRLGATAEKAAAVGTANKMTVEGIHAAVKHARELTPQVTSAARILLKNPGNRAAYEHFDTMKNQWIDNVEKLTGLVDEAIDTKSLLDASEEAIKKDIDKCRVAMANVQPQMLVAGATSIARRANRVLLVAKREVENSEDPRFRDTVKHASDILSHTISPMVMDAKAVAGNIQDKALQKAYLDSCLRILAAVGKVREAFQPQEPDFPPPPPDLDQLHVSDEQAPPKPPLPEGEVPPPRPPPPEEKDEEFPEQKVGEVLSEPMMVAARQLHDEARKWSSKPEEEEAVEEREVDDEDEFTDGEDDYEPELLMMPSNQPVNQPILAAAQSLHQEARKWSSKGNDIIAAAKRMALLMAEMSRLVRGGSGNKRALIQCAKDIAKASDEVTRLAKEVAKQCTDRRIRTNLLQVCERIPTISTQLKILSTVKATMLGRTNISEEESEQATEMLVHNAQNLMQSVKETVREAEAASIKIRTDSGCTLRWVRKTPWYQ; encoded by the exons GTGGGGAAAGAAACGGTCCAAACCACAGAGGATCAGGTGATGAAGAGAGACATGCCCCCCGCATTCATTAA ggTGGAGAACTCGAGCTCTAAGCTGGTTCAGGCTGCACAGATGCTAAAAGCAGATCCATACTCTGTTCCCGCACGAGATTATCTGATCGATGGATCCAGAGGGATTCTGTCTGGAACGTCCGACCTGCTCCTTACATTTGACGaggcagag GTGCGTAAAATAATCCGAGTATGTAAAGGAATCCTAGAGTATCTGGCTGTGGCTGAGGTGGTGGAGACCATGGAGGACCTCATCACTTACACCAAGAACCTGGGTCCAG gaatgaccaaaatgtcaaagatGATTGAGGAGCGGCAGCAGGAGCTGACGCACCAAGAGCACAGGCAGATGCTGGTCAACTCCATGGGCACTGTCAAAGAGCTGCTGCCTGTTCTTatatcag CTATCAAGATTTTTGTTTCAACCAAGACCAGTCGAGGTGCCGGCGTGGAGGAGGCTGAGAGGAACAGAAGATTCACCTTTGAAAAGATGAGCTCTGAAATCAACGAGATCATCAGAGTCTTGCAGCTCACCACGTGGGACGAAGATGCGTGGGCAAATAAG GATATGGAGGCTTTAAAGAGATCTCTGGCTCTGATTGAGTCCAAGATGGCACAAGCTAAAAGTTGGCTCAAAGACCCTCTTGGACAGCCag GTGACCACGGTGAGGTCACCCTGCGCGTGATACTGGATGAAGCGGGGAAGGTGGGAGAGCTCTGTGCTGGGAGGGAGAGGAAAGATATTCTGGCGACCGCAAAGGCTCTGGGACAAATGACCGACCAGATCGCAGATCTACGAGCCAG GGGCCAGGGCCCGACCCCGGGGTGTGTGCAGCGTGCAGCCCAGTGCTCTCAGGGCTTGGACTTGTTATTTGGCAAAGTGGACGGTGCTGCGCGCAGACTGGAGGCTCTAATCAATGCCAAGCAGGCCATTGCCAGGAGGCTGGACGCCGCACAG GCCTGGCTGGCTGATCCTAACGGCGGTCCTGAGGGGGAGGAGAACATCAGAGCGCTTCTTGCCGAGGCCAAACGCATCGCTGATCTGTGCGAAGACCCCAAAGAGCGGGACGACATCCTACGCTCCATCAGTGAGATCGCAGGACTCACAGCTCGACTCGTGGAGCTGCGCAAACA GCTCAAACTGCAACCTCATGCCGCCAATAGCTGGCATATTTTACCTGCCTGGAAATTATGCTGTTGCTTGTCAACCATGGGCATCAGTCCCACCATAAG gggTAAGGGTGACAGCCCAGAGGCCCGAGCACTGGCTAAGCAGATTGGAGCGGCACTGCTGAACCTGCAGTCCAAAACCAACCGGGCTGTGGCCAACATGAGACCAGCCAAGCCGGCTGTCACCTTGGAGGGAAAGATGGAGCAGGCGCTCCGCTGGGTGAACAACCCTGGAGTGGACGACAGAGGAGTAG GTCAGGCAGCAATCAGAGGGATGGTTGGAGAAGGGAAGAGGTTGGCAGGAGGCTTACTAGGCCCGTATCGACAGGATATGATTGGACGCTGTGACCGAACCGAGGCTCTGATGGCGTCCTTGGCGGACATGGCAGCCAGGGGCGAGGCCGAGGCGCCTCACGCACGCGCTACAGCCGCCCAGCTACAGGACAGCCTCAAG GACCTGAGGCGGCACATGCAGGAGGTGATGACCCAGGAGGTATCGGACGTATTCAGCGACACCACCACCCCAGTCAAACTGCTGGCTGTGGCTGCAACTGCTCCTCCTGATGCGCCCAACAGGGAGGAG GTTTTTGACGAGCGCGCAGGGAACTTCGAGGCCCACGCAGGTCGGCTGGGTGCGACTGCAGAGAAAGCCGCTGCTGTGGGAACAGCCAATAAGATGACAGTAGAGGGGATACATGCTGCTGTGAAACATGCCAGGGAACTCACTCCACAG GTGACCTCTGCTGCTCGGATCCTGTTGAAGAATCCAGGAAACAGAGCAGCGTACGAGCACTTTGACACCATGAAGAACCAGTGGATTGACAATGTGGAGAAACTCACTG GTCTGGTGGACGAGGCCATCGACACCAAATCCCTGCTCGACGCCTCCGAGGAGGCTATAAAGAAAGACATCGACAAGTGCCGAGTTGCCATGGCAAATGTTCAGCCCCAGATGCTTGTTGCCGGGGCAACAAGCATAGCAAGACGAGCTAATAGGGTCCTGTTGGTGGCTAAGCGGGAAGTGGAGAACTCCGAAGATCCACGTTTTAGAGACACTGTGAAACACGCTTCAGACATCCTCTCACACACCATCTCACCCATGGTCATGGATGCCAAGGCAGTGGCTGGGAACATACAAGACAAAG CTCTGCAAAAGGCATACTTGGACTCTTGTCTAAGGATCCTGGCTGCAGTGGGAAAAGTTAGAGAAGCTTTTCAACCTCAGGAGCCCGATTTCCCTCCCCCACCTCCTGACCTGGACCAGCTTCAT GTCAGTGATGAGCAGGCGCCGCCCAAACCCCCGTTGCCAGAGGGCGAGGTGCCGCCGCCACGGCCCCCTCCTCCAGAGGAGAAGGACGAGGAGTTCCCAGAGCAGAAGGTCGGTGAGGTGCTCAGTGAGCCCATGATGGTGGCAGCCAGGCAGCTGCATGATGAGGCCCGCAAGTGGTCCAGCAAG cctgaggaggaggaggcagtagAGGAAAGGGAggtagatgatgaagatgagttTACTGATGGTGAGGATGACTATGAGCCAGAGCTGCTGATGATGCCCTCCAACCAGCCTGTCAATCAACCCATTCTGGCAGCTGCCCAGTCTCTCCACCAGGAGGCGCGCAAGTGGTCCAGCAAG GGCAACGACATCATTGCAGCGGCCAAGCGGATGGCTCTGCTGATGGCAGAAATGTCCCGGCTTGTGCGCGGCGGGAGCGGGAACAAGAGGGCGCTGATTCAGTGCGCCAAGGACATCGCCAAGGCCTCGGACGAAGTGACGAGGCTGGCGAAAGAAGTGGCCAAGCAGTGCACCGACAGGCGCATCAGAACTAATCTGCTGCAG GTGTGTGAGCGCATCCCGACCATCAGTACACAGCTGAAGATCCTGTCCACGGTGAAAGCCACCATGCTGGGACGAACAAATATTAGTGAAGAAGAGTCCGAGCAG gcCACAGAGATGTTGGTCCATAACGCTCAGAATCTGATGCAGTCAGTGAAGGAGACGGTCAGAGAAGCAGAGGCAGCTTCCATCAAGATCCGCACAGACTCGGGATGCACCCTCCGCTGGGTGCGCAAGACCCCCTGGTACCAGTAA
- the LOC131473940 gene encoding vinculin-like isoform X6, with protein sequence MPVFHTKTIESILEPVAQQISHLVIMHEEGEVDGKAIPDLTVPVAAVQAAVSNLVRVGKETVQTTEDQVMKRDMPPAFIKVENSSSKLVQAAQMLKADPYSVPARDYLIDGSRGILSGTSDLLLTFDEAEVRKIIRVCKGILEYLAVAEVVETMEDLITYTKNLGPGMTKMSKMIEERQQELTHQEHRQMLVNSMGTVKELLPVLISAIKIFVSTKTSRGAGVEEAERNRRFTFEKMSSEINEIIRVLQLTTWDEDAWANKDMEALKRSLALIESKMAQAKSWLKDPLGQPGDHGEVTLRVILDEAGKVGELCAGRERKDILATAKALGQMTDQIADLRARGQGPTPGCVQRAAQCSQGLDLLFGKVDGAARRLEALINAKQAIARRLDAAQAWLADPNGGPEGEENIRALLAEAKRIADLCEDPKERDDILRSISEIAGLTARLVELRKQGKGDSPEARALAKQIGAALLNLQSKTNRAVANMRPAKPAVTLEGKMEQALRWVNNPGVDDRGVGQAAIRGMVGEGKRLAGGLLGPYRQDMIGRCDRTEALMASLADMAARGEAEAPHARATAAQLQDSLKDLRRHMQEVMTQEVSDVFSDTTTPVKLLAVAATAPPDAPNREEVFDERAGNFEAHAGRLGATAEKAAAVGTANKMTVEGIHAAVKHARELTPQVTSAARILLKNPGNRAAYEHFDTMKNQWIDNVEKLTGLVDEAIDTKSLLDASEEAIKKDIDKCRVAMANVQPQMLVAGATSIARRANRVLLVAKREVENSEDPRFRDTVKHASDILSHTISPMVMDAKAVAGNIQDKALQKAYLDSCLRILAAVGKVREAFQPQEPDFPPPPPDLDQLHVSDEQAPPKPPLPEGEVPPPRPPPPEEKDEEFPEQKVGEVLSEPMMVAARQLHDEARKWSSKGNDIIAAAKRMALLMAEMSRLVRGGSGNKRALIQCAKDIAKASDEVTRLAKEVAKQCTDRRIRTNLLQVCERIPTISTQLKILSTVKATMLGRTNISEEESEQATEMLVHNAQNLMQSVKETVREAEAASIKIRTDSGCTLRWVRKTPWYQ encoded by the exons GTGGGGAAAGAAACGGTCCAAACCACAGAGGATCAGGTGATGAAGAGAGACATGCCCCCCGCATTCATTAA ggTGGAGAACTCGAGCTCTAAGCTGGTTCAGGCTGCACAGATGCTAAAAGCAGATCCATACTCTGTTCCCGCACGAGATTATCTGATCGATGGATCCAGAGGGATTCTGTCTGGAACGTCCGACCTGCTCCTTACATTTGACGaggcagag GTGCGTAAAATAATCCGAGTATGTAAAGGAATCCTAGAGTATCTGGCTGTGGCTGAGGTGGTGGAGACCATGGAGGACCTCATCACTTACACCAAGAACCTGGGTCCAG gaatgaccaaaatgtcaaagatGATTGAGGAGCGGCAGCAGGAGCTGACGCACCAAGAGCACAGGCAGATGCTGGTCAACTCCATGGGCACTGTCAAAGAGCTGCTGCCTGTTCTTatatcag CTATCAAGATTTTTGTTTCAACCAAGACCAGTCGAGGTGCCGGCGTGGAGGAGGCTGAGAGGAACAGAAGATTCACCTTTGAAAAGATGAGCTCTGAAATCAACGAGATCATCAGAGTCTTGCAGCTCACCACGTGGGACGAAGATGCGTGGGCAAATAAG GATATGGAGGCTTTAAAGAGATCTCTGGCTCTGATTGAGTCCAAGATGGCACAAGCTAAAAGTTGGCTCAAAGACCCTCTTGGACAGCCag GTGACCACGGTGAGGTCACCCTGCGCGTGATACTGGATGAAGCGGGGAAGGTGGGAGAGCTCTGTGCTGGGAGGGAGAGGAAAGATATTCTGGCGACCGCAAAGGCTCTGGGACAAATGACCGACCAGATCGCAGATCTACGAGCCAG GGGCCAGGGCCCGACCCCGGGGTGTGTGCAGCGTGCAGCCCAGTGCTCTCAGGGCTTGGACTTGTTATTTGGCAAAGTGGACGGTGCTGCGCGCAGACTGGAGGCTCTAATCAATGCCAAGCAGGCCATTGCCAGGAGGCTGGACGCCGCACAG GCCTGGCTGGCTGATCCTAACGGCGGTCCTGAGGGGGAGGAGAACATCAGAGCGCTTCTTGCCGAGGCCAAACGCATCGCTGATCTGTGCGAAGACCCCAAAGAGCGGGACGACATCCTACGCTCCATCAGTGAGATCGCAGGACTCACAGCTCGACTCGTGGAGCTGCGCAAACA gggTAAGGGTGACAGCCCAGAGGCCCGAGCACTGGCTAAGCAGATTGGAGCGGCACTGCTGAACCTGCAGTCCAAAACCAACCGGGCTGTGGCCAACATGAGACCAGCCAAGCCGGCTGTCACCTTGGAGGGAAAGATGGAGCAGGCGCTCCGCTGGGTGAACAACCCTGGAGTGGACGACAGAGGAGTAG GTCAGGCAGCAATCAGAGGGATGGTTGGAGAAGGGAAGAGGTTGGCAGGAGGCTTACTAGGCCCGTATCGACAGGATATGATTGGACGCTGTGACCGAACCGAGGCTCTGATGGCGTCCTTGGCGGACATGGCAGCCAGGGGCGAGGCCGAGGCGCCTCACGCACGCGCTACAGCCGCCCAGCTACAGGACAGCCTCAAG GACCTGAGGCGGCACATGCAGGAGGTGATGACCCAGGAGGTATCGGACGTATTCAGCGACACCACCACCCCAGTCAAACTGCTGGCTGTGGCTGCAACTGCTCCTCCTGATGCGCCCAACAGGGAGGAG GTTTTTGACGAGCGCGCAGGGAACTTCGAGGCCCACGCAGGTCGGCTGGGTGCGACTGCAGAGAAAGCCGCTGCTGTGGGAACAGCCAATAAGATGACAGTAGAGGGGATACATGCTGCTGTGAAACATGCCAGGGAACTCACTCCACAG GTGACCTCTGCTGCTCGGATCCTGTTGAAGAATCCAGGAAACAGAGCAGCGTACGAGCACTTTGACACCATGAAGAACCAGTGGATTGACAATGTGGAGAAACTCACTG GTCTGGTGGACGAGGCCATCGACACCAAATCCCTGCTCGACGCCTCCGAGGAGGCTATAAAGAAAGACATCGACAAGTGCCGAGTTGCCATGGCAAATGTTCAGCCCCAGATGCTTGTTGCCGGGGCAACAAGCATAGCAAGACGAGCTAATAGGGTCCTGTTGGTGGCTAAGCGGGAAGTGGAGAACTCCGAAGATCCACGTTTTAGAGACACTGTGAAACACGCTTCAGACATCCTCTCACACACCATCTCACCCATGGTCATGGATGCCAAGGCAGTGGCTGGGAACATACAAGACAAAG CTCTGCAAAAGGCATACTTGGACTCTTGTCTAAGGATCCTGGCTGCAGTGGGAAAAGTTAGAGAAGCTTTTCAACCTCAGGAGCCCGATTTCCCTCCCCCACCTCCTGACCTGGACCAGCTTCAT GTCAGTGATGAGCAGGCGCCGCCCAAACCCCCGTTGCCAGAGGGCGAGGTGCCGCCGCCACGGCCCCCTCCTCCAGAGGAGAAGGACGAGGAGTTCCCAGAGCAGAAGGTCGGTGAGGTGCTCAGTGAGCCCATGATGGTGGCAGCCAGGCAGCTGCATGATGAGGCCCGCAAGTGGTCCAGCAAG GGCAACGACATCATTGCAGCGGCCAAGCGGATGGCTCTGCTGATGGCAGAAATGTCCCGGCTTGTGCGCGGCGGGAGCGGGAACAAGAGGGCGCTGATTCAGTGCGCCAAGGACATCGCCAAGGCCTCGGACGAAGTGACGAGGCTGGCGAAAGAAGTGGCCAAGCAGTGCACCGACAGGCGCATCAGAACTAATCTGCTGCAG GTGTGTGAGCGCATCCCGACCATCAGTACACAGCTGAAGATCCTGTCCACGGTGAAAGCCACCATGCTGGGACGAACAAATATTAGTGAAGAAGAGTCCGAGCAG gcCACAGAGATGTTGGTCCATAACGCTCAGAATCTGATGCAGTCAGTGAAGGAGACGGTCAGAGAAGCAGAGGCAGCTTCCATCAAGATCCGCACAGACTCGGGATGCACCCTCCGCTGGGTGCGCAAGACCCCCTGGTACCAGTAA